In Streptomyces longhuiensis, the following proteins share a genomic window:
- a CDS encoding CynX/NimT family MFS transporter produces MPRSDAAPTTPAAPPTALLATGVLLIAVNLRPGVVSVSPELDAIRHSTGLSASLAGLLTTLPILCFGLLAPFASRLSLRIGMSRALGAMMVLLTAGIALRLAPGLPALFAGTVLLGAAISLSNVLVPSVIKRHFHRRTGLMMGLYSVALFCGAALAAGVTVPLGQAIGLGWRGSIGIWAVLSALAFLVWLPQLRAGRQEAPTSLAGTGVGAPGASRRPLRRSRLAWQITFLMGLQSLVYYACAAWIPAMLTSEGMSSAEAGWMLSLMSLVGIVGSLTFTALVGRARNQVPFALCGTILFGASLVGLAFAPVGGAYAWMLMQGFGSGLLISTALAVIVLRSPDSTRAAQMSGMAQGVGYLLAAAGPFVLGALHDATDGWTAPMLLLAALCVPMGIAGVGAGRDRQLDDEHTADTLTPGAHAPSGR; encoded by the coding sequence ATGCCCCGAAGCGACGCCGCCCCCACCACCCCTGCCGCCCCTCCCACGGCCCTCCTCGCCACCGGCGTCCTCCTCATCGCCGTGAACCTGCGTCCCGGGGTCGTCTCCGTGTCGCCGGAGCTCGACGCGATACGTCACTCCACGGGCCTGAGCGCCTCGCTCGCCGGGCTCCTCACCACGCTGCCGATCCTGTGCTTCGGCCTGCTCGCGCCGTTCGCCTCGCGCCTGTCGCTCCGGATCGGCATGAGCCGCGCGCTCGGCGCGATGATGGTCCTCCTCACGGCGGGCATCGCGCTGCGCCTCGCGCCGGGTCTACCCGCCCTGTTCGCGGGCACGGTGCTCCTCGGGGCCGCCATCTCACTCTCGAACGTGCTCGTACCGAGCGTGATCAAGCGCCACTTCCACCGGCGCACCGGCCTGATGATGGGCCTGTACTCGGTCGCCCTCTTCTGCGGCGCGGCCCTCGCGGCGGGCGTCACCGTTCCGCTCGGGCAGGCCATCGGTCTCGGCTGGCGCGGCTCCATCGGCATATGGGCCGTCCTGTCGGCGCTGGCGTTCCTGGTCTGGCTGCCGCAGTTGCGCGCCGGGCGGCAGGAGGCCCCGACATCCCTCGCGGGCACGGGAGTCGGTGCACCCGGCGCCTCGCGCCGGCCTCTGCGCCGCTCGCGCCTGGCCTGGCAGATCACCTTCCTGATGGGCCTTCAGTCGCTGGTGTACTACGCGTGCGCCGCCTGGATCCCGGCCATGCTGACGAGCGAGGGCATGTCGAGCGCGGAGGCGGGCTGGATGCTGTCGCTGATGAGCCTGGTCGGCATCGTCGGCTCGCTCACCTTCACGGCGCTCGTGGGCCGCGCCCGCAATCAGGTCCCGTTCGCACTGTGCGGCACGATCCTGTTCGGTGCGTCGCTCGTCGGCCTCGCGTTCGCTCCCGTCGGCGGCGCGTACGCGTGGATGCTCATGCAGGGCTTCGGCAGCGGCCTCCTGATCAGCACCGCCCTCGCCGTCATCGTCCTGCGCTCCCCGGACAGCACCCGCGCCGCGCAGATGTCGGGCATGGCGCAGGGCGTCGGCTACCTGCTCGCCGCCGCGGGCCCGTTCGTGCTCGGTGCCCTGCACGACGCGACCGATGGCTGGACGGCACCGATGCTGCTGCTCGCGGCGCTGTGCGTACCGATGGGCATCGCCGGTGTCGGCGCGGGCCGTGACCGCCAACTCGACGACGAGCACACGGCGGACACCCTCACCCCAGGAGCACACGCACCTTCCGGTCGCTGA